The following proteins are encoded in a genomic region of Variovorax paradoxus:
- a CDS encoding CcdB family protein, with amino-acid sequence MAQFDVYPNPSKLQRPDIPWIVDIQSDLLSALPTRLVVPLALRKHMPAALPRALCPQLQWEGNALVALPHLAAPFRVKDLGTSLGSLRSQASEFVGALDAVISGV; translated from the coding sequence GTGGCCCAGTTCGACGTCTACCCCAATCCCTCGAAACTTCAACGTCCGGACATTCCCTGGATAGTCGACATCCAGAGCGATCTCCTCTCGGCATTGCCGACGCGCCTGGTCGTTCCACTCGCGTTGCGCAAGCACATGCCTGCCGCTTTGCCTCGTGCGTTATGCCCGCAGTTGCAGTGGGAGGGCAATGCCCTGGTCGCTCTGCCGCACCTGGCCGCGCCGTTTCGCGTGAAAGATCTCGGCACCTCGCTAGGCAGCCTGCGATCGCAGGCGAGCGAGTTCGTCGGGGCGCTCGACGCCGTCATCAGCGGGGTATGA
- a CDS encoding MarR family winged helix-turn-helix transcriptional regulator: MPRPSKNSSAKTEPAAAAGKQDRLDARILEALVGYNARRAWLIISGVFAERMAPYGLKQIDFSVLSLLAHNPGATSRQLCNTLDILPPNLVSLVATLDSRGLIERKPHPHDGRAVGLHLTEAGEKLIREAEQTVTQLEADASARLTARERETLIRLLQKIYL; encoded by the coding sequence ATGCCTCGCCCCTCCAAGAACAGTTCCGCCAAGACAGAGCCCGCGGCCGCCGCCGGCAAGCAGGACCGGCTCGACGCCCGCATCCTCGAAGCCCTGGTCGGCTACAACGCCCGCCGTGCCTGGTTGATCATCAGCGGCGTGTTCGCCGAACGCATGGCGCCGTACGGGCTCAAGCAGATCGACTTCTCGGTGCTCTCGCTGCTCGCGCACAACCCGGGCGCCACCTCGCGCCAGCTGTGCAACACGCTCGACATCTTGCCGCCCAACCTCGTGAGCCTGGTGGCCACGCTGGACAGCCGCGGGCTCATCGAGCGCAAGCCGCATCCGCACGACGGCCGCGCGGTGGGGCTGCACCTCACCGAGGCGGGCGAAAAACTGATCCGCGAGGCCGAGCAGACCGTGACGCAGCTCGAGGCCGACGCGAGCGCACGGCTCACGGCGCGCGAGCGCGAAACGCTGATCCGGCTGCTGCAGAAGATCTATCTGTAG
- a CDS encoding type II toxin-antitoxin system prevent-host-death family antitoxin, with product MQISATEAKNRFGYYLGQAEREPVHVMKNDRVAGVIVSAARFAELEALEQKKSMAQRKREFGETYKDWIAAQNDLVDRIGVFGEEFRPW from the coding sequence ATGCAGATCAGTGCCACGGAAGCCAAGAACCGGTTCGGCTATTACCTCGGCCAAGCCGAGCGCGAGCCTGTCCATGTGATGAAGAACGATCGCGTGGCTGGTGTGATCGTGTCCGCCGCGCGCTTTGCCGAGCTGGAGGCCCTGGAACAGAAAAAGTCGATGGCTCAGCGCAAGCGGGAATTCGGTGAGACGTACAAAGATTGGATTGCCGCACAAAACGATCTAGTCGATCGCATCGGCGTCTTCGGCGAAGAGTTCAGGCCCTGGTGA
- a CDS encoding VOC family protein, producing MKVQSYLSFEGRCDEAIAFYKKALGAEVVQLMRYSEAPAMPPSSDAEASCGGGGPAADKVMHAVVRIGETELMASDGRCSGQPEFKGIMLALTAATDAEARQWFGALADGGQVMQPLMPTFFSSSFGMLTDRFGIGWLLVVAQAG from the coding sequence ATGAAAGTCCAGTCTTATCTGTCCTTCGAAGGCCGTTGCGACGAAGCCATCGCCTTCTACAAAAAGGCGCTCGGCGCCGAAGTCGTCCAGCTCATGCGCTACAGCGAGGCGCCCGCAATGCCACCGTCTTCGGATGCCGAAGCCAGCTGCGGCGGCGGCGGGCCTGCCGCCGACAAGGTGATGCACGCCGTGGTGCGCATCGGCGAAACCGAACTGATGGCTTCCGACGGGCGGTGCTCGGGCCAGCCCGAGTTCAAGGGCATCATGCTCGCCCTTACCGCCGCCACCGACGCCGAGGCGCGCCAGTGGTTCGGTGCGCTCGCCGACGGCGGCCAGGTGATGCAGCCGCTGATGCCGACCTTCTTCAGCTCCAGCTTCGGCATGCTCACGGACCGATTCGGCATCGGCTGGCTGCTGGTGGTGGCGCAAGCCGGCTGA
- a CDS encoding TetR/AcrR family transcriptional regulator, with translation MSPPVVPPAPVPPAARSTYRHGDLRRALLDAGIELARDGGPEAVALREVTRRAGVVPNAAYRHFASRRELLLAVRAAALSAAATAMEKELAALPRDQPPIDFARARVRAIGTAYLRFAQAEPGLFRTAFLVSSEDAEGEVGPASAGAGGMNPFELLGTAVDRLVEAGALAPSRRPNAEYLAWSAVHGLALLIIEGPLKGMEPEAAHALGQRLIDMVERGL, from the coding sequence TTGAGCCCTCCCGTCGTTCCGCCAGCCCCTGTTCCGCCTGCCGCCCGCAGCACGTACCGGCACGGCGACTTGCGCCGCGCGCTGCTCGATGCAGGCATCGAACTGGCGCGCGACGGTGGCCCTGAGGCGGTGGCGCTGCGCGAGGTGACGCGGCGCGCGGGCGTGGTGCCGAACGCGGCCTATCGGCATTTCGCGAGCCGGCGGGAGTTGCTGCTGGCGGTGCGCGCGGCCGCGCTGTCGGCCGCGGCCACTGCCATGGAAAAGGAATTGGCGGCGCTGCCCCGCGACCAGCCGCCCATCGATTTCGCGCGGGCGCGGGTGCGGGCGATCGGCACCGCCTATCTGCGTTTTGCGCAGGCCGAGCCGGGCCTGTTCCGCACGGCGTTCCTGGTGTCGTCGGAAGATGCCGAGGGCGAGGTGGGGCCGGCGAGCGCGGGGGCAGGCGGCATGAACCCATTTGAGTTGCTGGGCACTGCGGTCGACCGGCTGGTGGAGGCGGGTGCGCTCGCCCCCTCACGTCGTCCGAATGCCGAATACCTGGCCTGGTCGGCCGTGCATGGACTCGCGCTGCTGATCATCGAGGGGCCGCTGAAAGGCATGGAGCCGGAGGCTGCCCATGCGCTTGGGCAGCGCTTGATCGACATGGTGGAGCGGGGGCTCTAA